Proteins from a genomic interval of Lycium ferocissimum isolate CSIRO_LF1 chromosome 2, AGI_CSIRO_Lferr_CH_V1, whole genome shotgun sequence:
- the LOC132043960 gene encoding uncharacterized protein LOC132043960 → MTHSLSLPSTTLIQQSITPKIRALPRSKSSLKSIKIQAVQDNERGPRRLIDIIRIVPEISRNYFKTPSRRTLFGGISLLGGFYVAQTISLSFGALGVNDVIAAVVCVLITEYVTRFYYSRSKVRWDPAQKEKKRKRKKKPHISVAKSPFEGQLNTEASCSASWCQRVVLLRQYSVQTKQKATAAAEKEPKLQCQS, encoded by the exons ATGACCCATTCTCTGTCTTTACCATCTACAACCCTAATCCAACAGTCCATAACTCCAAAAATTAGGGCATTACCTAGGTCAAAATCATCACTCAAATCAATCAAAATTCAAGCTGTACAAGATAATGAACGAGGACCTAGGCGACTAATTGACATTATTCGTATTGTCcctgaaatttcaagaaattactTTAAAACCCCTTCAAGAAGGACACTGTTTGGTGGCATATCATTACTGGGTGGATTTTATGTGGCGCAAACAATTTCTCTATCATTTGGAGCTTTAGGAGTTAATGACGTGATTGCTGCTGTAGTTTGTGTTTTAATTACCGAATATGTGACACGGTTTTACTATAGTAGGTCTAAG GTTAGGTGGGATCCTgctcaaaaggaaaaaaagaggaaaagaaaaaagaaaccaCATATCAGTGTTGCAAAAAGTCCATTTGAGGGGCAATTAAACACTGAAGCTAGCTGCAGCGCAAGTTGGTGTCAACGTGTCGTCTTGCTTAGGCAGTATTCTGTGCAG ACAAAACAAAAAGCAACAGCAGCAGCAGAAAAGGAGCCAAAGTTACAATGCCAAAGTTAA